From Scomber scombrus chromosome 21, fScoSco1.1, whole genome shotgun sequence, one genomic window encodes:
- the hbae4 gene encoding hemoglobin subunit alpha-D-like: MLSERERTLIKSIWERLTPVAEDIGSEALLRMFVTYPGTKTYFSHLDISQRSPHLLSHGKKIVLAIAEGARDISRLTVTLGPLQSLHAYKLRIDPSNFKLLSHCLLVTLACHLGEEFTPVAHAAIDKYLSAFSAVLAEKYR; the protein is encoded by the exons ATGctctcagagagagagagaacgctCATTAAAAGTATATGGGAGAGACTGACTCCTGTGGCCGAGGATATTGGTTCAGAAGCGCTTCTTAG GATGTTCGTCACATATCCGGGTACCAAGACATACTTTTCCCATCTCGACATCAGTCAACGCTCCCCCCACCTGCTCTCCCACGGGAAGAAGATCGTCCTGGCCATAGCAGAAGGAGCCAGAGATATCAGCCGTCTGACTGTCACCCTGGGTCCTCTGCAATCTCTGCACGCCTACAAGCTGCGGATAGACCCGTCCAACTTCAAG CTGTTGTCACACTGTTTGCTCGTCACCCTGGCCTGTCACTTGGGCGAAGAATTCACACCGGTTGCACATGCAGCAATAGACAAGTACCTGTCAGCATTCTCAGCTGTGCTCGCTGAGAAATACAGATGA